A window of Sphingobacterium sp. SRCM116780 contains these coding sequences:
- a CDS encoding sulfatase, translating to MRNNFLLLLFSSLFINTQIADAQTKVKKSKKPNIIWIMSDDHSFQTISAYGHPISQLAPTPNIDRIAEKGVVFDQAFVENSICTPSRATLLTGMYSKNHGQTHFGYGLDSSKMFYSEYLQKAGYHTAVFGKWHLPVEPKGFTYYDIFEDQGDYYNPTFRNSSTNGKYIQEKGYATTLVTDHALAWLDKEKDKEEPFCLVILHKAPHRNWMPDLKYLNAYEDVTFPEPPTLFDDYKTRGEQMKVHELSVANHLGYAFDLKVEALKDVPTQDYIRDSWPLAMNRLDGEQRAIWDKAYENIHRDFLLNKPTGKELVSWKYQRYIRDYCKTVKSVDEEVGRILNYLKQNGLEDNTMIVYTSDQGFFMGEHGLYDKRFMYEESFRTPLIMSYPSQIEGGWRSDKLVQNIDFAPTILDVAGVAIPKDMDGKSLIPILKKDKNLKWRDMLYYAYYDYPAVGAVRPHYGVRTDRYKLIHWKNIDPKTKLSEFDHWEFYDLKKDPQETNNVYNKPSYGKIIKTLKEQIKPFEKSM from the coding sequence ATGAGAAATAACTTCTTATTGCTGTTGTTTTCTAGCTTGTTTATTAACACTCAAATCGCTGATGCGCAAACAAAAGTAAAGAAATCCAAAAAGCCAAATATCATTTGGATCATGTCGGATGACCATTCCTTTCAGACAATCAGTGCCTATGGGCATCCTATCTCGCAACTTGCACCAACACCTAATATAGACCGAATAGCAGAAAAGGGAGTCGTATTTGATCAAGCATTTGTGGAGAACTCTATATGTACACCAAGTAGGGCCACATTACTTACTGGTATGTATAGTAAAAATCATGGACAAACTCATTTTGGCTATGGTCTAGATAGCAGCAAAATGTTCTATTCAGAATATTTACAAAAAGCTGGTTATCACACAGCTGTATTCGGAAAATGGCATCTCCCTGTAGAACCGAAAGGGTTTACATACTATGATATTTTTGAAGATCAAGGAGATTATTATAATCCGACATTTAGAAACTCATCTACAAATGGCAAGTATATCCAAGAAAAAGGCTATGCGACAACATTAGTTACAGATCATGCACTTGCCTGGTTAGATAAAGAAAAAGACAAGGAAGAACCTTTCTGTCTTGTCATATTACACAAAGCTCCTCATCGCAATTGGATGCCCGATCTCAAATACTTAAATGCGTATGAAGACGTAACATTTCCAGAACCCCCTACTCTGTTTGACGATTACAAAACCCGTGGTGAACAGATGAAAGTCCATGAGTTGAGTGTTGCTAATCATTTGGGCTACGCGTTTGATTTAAAAGTAGAAGCGCTGAAGGATGTACCCACCCAGGATTATATTAGAGATAGCTGGCCATTGGCGATGAATAGACTCGATGGAGAACAACGTGCTATATGGGATAAAGCTTATGAAAACATTCATCGCGATTTTTTACTAAATAAACCTACAGGCAAAGAGCTAGTCAGTTGGAAATACCAACGCTACATTCGGGATTATTGCAAAACGGTTAAATCTGTTGATGAGGAAGTAGGTCGTATATTAAATTACTTAAAGCAAAATGGTCTTGAGGATAACACAATGATTGTTTACACTTCAGATCAAGGTTTTTTCATGGGAGAACATGGACTTTATGATAAACGATTTATGTATGAAGAGAGCTTCAGAACACCCTTGATCATGTCCTACCCTAGTCAAATTGAAGGCGGATGGCGTAGTGATAAACTGGTACAAAATATTGACTTTGCCCCTACAATACTTGATGTAGCCGGTGTAGCGATCCCAAAAGATATGGATGGAAAATCACTTATACCTATATTAAAGAAAGATAAAAACCTGAAGTGGAGAGATATGCTGTATTACGCTTATTACGACTATCCCGCTGTGGGTGCTGTACGTCCGCACTATGGCGTGAGAACCGATCGTTATAAATTAATACATTGGAAAAATATAGATCCCAAAACTAAACTATCCGAATTTGATCATTGGGAATTTTATGATCTGAAAAAAGATCCACAGGAAACTAATAATGTATATAACAAGCCAAGTTATGGTAAGATCATAAAAACACTAAAAGAACAGATAAAACCTTTTGAGAAAAGTATGTAA
- a CDS encoding GntR family transcriptional regulator yields MENNSVDKKELDPLHIQAEAYLRQLIEKEEYKSGKLLPTEVELAKMLNISRNTLRQAINKLVYEGSLLRKRGHGTKVVRKGIVGGVKNWLSFSQEMKMLGIEVKNFELYIRYSDAPAEISNFFMLEEKGSSKCLLMERVRGNTNYPFVYFVSYFNPSIPLSSDENFNRPLYEILEKDFGVVVKTSKEEVYARLAGDLVAQKLEIKASDPILVRKRFVYDDKGNPVEYNIGYYRADSFTYTIEAER; encoded by the coding sequence ATGGAAAACAATTCAGTTGATAAAAAAGAGTTAGATCCTCTTCATATTCAGGCAGAAGCATATCTTCGACAATTGATCGAAAAAGAAGAGTATAAAAGTGGGAAGCTACTACCTACCGAAGTTGAGTTAGCAAAAATGTTGAACATTTCAAGGAATACATTGAGACAAGCTATCAATAAGTTGGTATATGAAGGTTCGCTATTACGGAAGAGGGGCCATGGAACTAAGGTTGTACGGAAAGGTATTGTCGGAGGTGTCAAAAATTGGTTAAGTTTCTCTCAGGAAATGAAAATGTTAGGGATAGAGGTCAAGAACTTTGAACTCTACATTCGCTATAGTGATGCTCCTGCGGAAATATCTAATTTTTTTATGCTGGAAGAAAAAGGGAGCAGCAAATGTTTGCTGATGGAACGTGTTAGGGGCAATACCAACTATCCATTTGTATATTTTGTTTCTTATTTTAATCCTAGTATACCCTTATCGTCCGATGAAAATTTCAATCGTCCATTGTATGAGATTTTGGAGAAAGATTTTGGTGTAGTTGTGAAGACTTCGAAAGAAGAGGTTTATGCACGTTTAGCAGGCGATCTTGTGGCACAAAAGCTCGAAATCAAAGCTAGTGACCCTATTTTGGTACGAAAGAGATTTGTATATGATGATAAAGGAAATCCTGTCGAATACAATATTGGCTATTATCGTGCAGATAGTTTCACTTATACTATTGAAGCTGAGCGATAG
- a CDS encoding class I mannose-6-phosphate isomerase, with protein MNYQNRSSNYDKHPATSISGQIHLGWNKICDILAPLLKTNQLLALDMYVGVYETEIADALQALQPDTVIFTHDLLKTEAEILKMTASYVTEDTLFGYVTPLRLVDYFDQTLLAAAQEQLKHTEGTILVLGTGASLLAPDNATLVYADLARWEHQLRMRKGNVHAIGIDNSKEPFESQHKRCYFNDWLICDAHKESLFDRIAYWLDTHIEGSPKLIDKETFMRGIDATVNRPFRVVPFFAPAPWGGQWMKDVCDLDREIINYGWCFDCVPEENSLLFSIEGTTFELPSLNLVLLRAKALLGGPVESRFGKDFPIRFDFLDTVGGGYLSFQVHPTTHYIQKHFGMNYTQDESYYILDAQEGATVYLGLKNGVDKEQMSQDLRDAQNNVKPFDAEKYSNKIAAKKHDHFLIPAGTVHCSGPEALVLEISATPNHFTFKMWDWGRLGLDGKPRPINVERGLKVINWERDYDYTMQNLVNTIEPMATGEGWEEERTGLHNHQFIETRRHRFSKTVIHETEESVNVLNLVAGEEAIVESLDASFESFIVHYAETFIIPAHLGKYSIRPYGKSEGKECMTIKAYVRFKA; from the coding sequence ATGAATTATCAAAATAGAAGTTCAAATTATGACAAGCATCCTGCTACATCTATATCTGGTCAGATACATCTAGGTTGGAACAAAATCTGCGATATTTTAGCTCCTCTACTCAAAACCAATCAACTATTGGCTTTGGATATGTATGTAGGCGTATATGAAACGGAAATAGCTGATGCTCTGCAAGCATTACAACCAGATACTGTCATTTTTACCCATGATCTACTAAAAACAGAAGCAGAAATTCTGAAAATGACAGCTTCATACGTAACAGAAGATACGTTATTTGGTTATGTGACACCGCTAAGGCTTGTAGACTACTTTGACCAAACATTATTGGCTGCTGCTCAAGAACAACTTAAACATACTGAAGGAACAATCTTAGTGCTAGGAACAGGTGCTTCTTTACTTGCTCCTGATAATGCAACATTGGTTTATGCAGATCTAGCCCGTTGGGAACATCAACTTCGAATGCGCAAAGGTAACGTCCACGCGATAGGAATTGACAACAGCAAGGAGCCTTTCGAAAGTCAGCACAAAAGATGTTACTTCAATGATTGGTTAATTTGTGACGCTCACAAAGAATCACTATTCGATCGAATAGCTTATTGGCTAGATACACATATAGAAGGTTCACCTAAACTGATAGACAAAGAAACCTTTATGCGTGGCATTGATGCAACAGTAAATCGTCCTTTTCGCGTGGTACCTTTCTTTGCTCCTGCTCCATGGGGAGGACAATGGATGAAGGATGTCTGCGACCTTGATAGAGAGATCATCAATTATGGTTGGTGTTTTGACTGTGTCCCTGAGGAAAATAGCCTCTTGTTTTCAATAGAAGGAACTACCTTTGAACTTCCGTCTCTTAATCTGGTGTTACTACGTGCCAAAGCCTTGTTGGGCGGACCTGTAGAATCCCGTTTTGGGAAAGATTTTCCAATCCGATTTGACTTTCTGGACACAGTCGGTGGTGGATACCTAAGTTTTCAAGTACACCCTACCACGCACTATATACAAAAGCATTTCGGAATGAATTATACCCAGGACGAAAGTTATTATATCCTAGATGCGCAAGAAGGTGCCACAGTCTACTTAGGACTTAAAAATGGTGTGGACAAGGAGCAGATGTCTCAGGATCTCCGAGATGCTCAGAATAATGTCAAACCATTCGATGCAGAAAAATATTCCAATAAAATAGCAGCAAAAAAACACGATCATTTTTTAATTCCAGCAGGGACGGTACATTGCTCAGGTCCAGAAGCTTTGGTCTTAGAAATAAGTGCAACACCTAATCATTTTACTTTTAAAATGTGGGATTGGGGAAGACTAGGATTGGATGGAAAACCACGTCCAATTAATGTAGAACGGGGTCTAAAAGTAATAAACTGGGAAAGGGATTACGATTACACCATGCAAAACCTCGTTAATACGATTGAGCCTATGGCTACTGGTGAGGGATGGGAAGAAGAAAGAACAGGGCTTCATAACCATCAATTTATTGAAACCAGAAGGCACCGGTTTAGCAAAACAGTTATTCACGAGACCGAAGAAAGTGTAAATGTTCTGAATCTAGTAGCAGGCGAAGAAGCAATAGTGGAAAGCTTAGACGCTAGCTTCGAATCTTTTATTGTGCATTATGCTGAAACATTTATTATCCCTGCGCACCTTGGAAAATACAGCATAAGACCTTATGGAAAATCAGAAGGAAAAGAATGCATGACAATAAAAGCATATGTCCGTTTCAAAGCATAG
- a CDS encoding MFS transporter, with protein sequence MENNVTYSRILPPILLSFFVMGMVDIVGVATNFVSKDFNLDAFAASALPMMVFLWFAVFSIPAGLLMNKYGQKNTVAFAIGINTIALILPSLHYSFPIVLFAFVLLGISNTILQVAINPLVTNIVSDQKLAGMLTFGQFTKAIASFLGPILASFAASYYGNWKLALLTYASISAATGFYLIITPIKEKIMKVETSSFSKIIGHLNDRNIVLLFMGILLLVGLDVSMNTFSAQLLIQKLGIETGKAGLSSSLYFGARIAGAFLGSILLLRIPPAGFLKINMLTAILGVCLLLFTHKDWTIYLGIIIIGFCCANVFSILFTFALQLKPNDQNEVSSLMIMGVAGGAIIPPILGFIAQKTTITVGFSLLLFLVIYLLFIAFKFSPKNRQ encoded by the coding sequence ATGGAAAACAACGTAACTTACTCCAGAATACTCCCCCCAATACTGCTTAGCTTTTTTGTCATGGGCATGGTTGACATCGTAGGTGTCGCCACGAACTTCGTTAGTAAAGATTTTAATTTAGATGCATTCGCGGCTTCTGCGTTGCCAATGATGGTATTTTTATGGTTCGCCGTATTTTCAATACCAGCAGGTCTCCTTATGAATAAATATGGACAAAAAAACACGGTAGCATTTGCTATCGGAATAAATACCATCGCACTGATCTTACCATCATTGCACTATTCATTTCCCATTGTTCTCTTTGCTTTTGTTCTTTTAGGAATAAGTAATACCATTCTACAGGTAGCAATAAATCCGCTGGTAACAAATATTGTGAGCGATCAAAAGCTTGCAGGTATGCTTACTTTCGGTCAATTTACAAAAGCTATCGCTTCCTTTTTAGGTCCTATATTAGCAAGTTTTGCCGCATCATACTATGGAAATTGGAAGCTTGCATTGCTGACATACGCTTCCATATCAGCAGCTACTGGTTTTTACCTCATTATCACCCCTATAAAAGAAAAGATAATGAAAGTAGAGACATCTAGTTTTAGTAAAATAATTGGGCATTTAAATGACAGAAATATCGTGCTGCTTTTTATGGGCATACTGCTTCTCGTTGGCTTAGATGTCTCCATGAATACTTTCTCTGCACAACTCCTCATACAGAAATTAGGTATAGAAACTGGCAAAGCAGGATTAAGTTCAAGTTTGTACTTCGGTGCACGTATTGCTGGAGCATTTTTAGGATCCATACTGCTTTTACGCATACCGCCTGCAGGTTTTTTAAAAATTAATATGCTTACTGCCATCCTAGGGGTATGTTTACTCCTGTTCACGCACAAAGATTGGACAATATACCTAGGAATCATTATTATTGGGTTCTGCTGTGCAAACGTCTTTTCTATCTTATTTACCTTTGCACTTCAACTCAAACCGAATGATCAAAATGAAGTGTCATCGTTGATGATTATGGGGGTTGCTGGAGGAGCAATCATTCCACCAATATTGGGATTCATTGCACAAAAAACAACTATCACAGTTGGTTTCTCTCTCCTATTATTCCTCGTAATCTACCTGTTATTCATAGCTTTTAAGTTCTCACCTAAAAACAGGCAATAG
- a CDS encoding SusC/RagA family TonB-linked outer membrane protein → MHRITVITLMLLLLVTALFGQDKQPVTIRGVVKDTNGPLRGVSIRQKDGNNSTTSNADGQFTIALTIGSKLTFQYVGYTPQERVISNASNIEVILEHDNKMIEEVIVVGYGQQKQKTLTGAVSAIKGKEITTTKNESLPNMLTGKIPGLRVVQNSAEPGQFNNSMDIRGLGAPLIIVDGVPRNNMARLNPEDIESVSVLKDASAAIYGVNSANGVILITTKKGKPGEIDLSYSGNYQWQRPSNFPKLVNAVDWMTLYNERSSHNVDNSTRPYTQEQIEKYRSGELKSTDWVSEIFRESAPQQSHTLNASGGSEKISFYSSLGMQTQESFLRTNAIDYKKFNIRSNLSAKITDNLKFDMNLAGIMDERTSSVFSASDIIRSMWLMQPMDKVFYDDAKTMYWQPSNGGLQNPAAMMNRDLVGGNEYKSKWFQSNFSLRYDLPFLEGMYLKGLYSYDYTLNDNKEYSKAYKLYDSGGNPKTWNAQSNAPNNVARYFYGKDAMLWNVQLGYEKQFKDHFISSTVLFEDTHRQGDNFYGNRQLALPLDQIFAGITEKMQMNQSVSSASLYDYAYNAYIGRLSYNYKSKYLSEFTYRYESSSRFSGQSGWAGTPAVMAGWLLSEEDFFKNSPLNFINLLKIRASYGRMLDDAATNEYNFLTGYYYPAVGGSSSGLPSGSVFDGSFINSSSDKGIANKAITWYRSDMFNLGLDFDAWKGKLGGTLELFQRKRQGLLATRSQSLPGIVGANQPQENLNSDLTRGLEIELHHANKWNDVTYRISGNMSYTRVKTLHFEQAKAGNSYLNWRQNNNQRYNNIWWGYSDNGILTNWDQLYYNETYINRGSTLGDYQYEDWNGDGMISDLDVHPLATNGMVPLINYGITLSASWKGFDFNMLWQGAGKRYFAAREFLYQPLWSDTNALTQFLNRWRPANADASPYDPSTEWITGDYAFTGTSPNYNSEFNIQNAAYIRLKSLELGYSLPSKWLSKANLKNVRIYMNAYNLLTITKLKHMDPEFYSNPDPAKGGLGDYGYNYPLNKTISVGLNVNF, encoded by the coding sequence ATGCACAGAATAACAGTTATAACATTAATGCTGTTACTGTTGGTTACAGCATTATTTGGACAGGACAAACAACCTGTCACCATACGAGGTGTGGTAAAGGACACTAACGGACCGCTCAGGGGTGTTTCTATTCGTCAGAAAGATGGCAACAATAGCACAACCAGTAATGCCGATGGTCAATTCACTATTGCTCTTACAATTGGAAGTAAGCTTACTTTCCAATATGTGGGTTATACCCCACAAGAGCGTGTCATATCCAATGCTAGCAACATTGAAGTCATACTAGAACATGACAATAAAATGATTGAGGAAGTTATTGTCGTAGGATACGGTCAACAAAAGCAAAAAACATTAACAGGGGCTGTCTCTGCCATTAAGGGAAAAGAGATAACCACGACAAAGAATGAAAGTCTGCCGAATATGCTGACTGGAAAAATACCCGGATTGAGAGTTGTCCAAAATTCCGCCGAACCAGGCCAGTTTAATAATTCCATGGATATACGTGGTCTTGGAGCTCCTTTGATTATCGTTGATGGTGTCCCACGTAACAACATGGCTCGTCTTAATCCAGAAGATATAGAAAGTGTATCGGTATTAAAAGATGCCTCAGCTGCAATATACGGTGTCAATTCGGCGAATGGAGTAATTTTAATAACAACAAAAAAAGGAAAACCAGGTGAAATAGATCTGAGTTACTCGGGTAATTACCAATGGCAACGACCTTCCAATTTCCCTAAACTTGTGAATGCAGTCGATTGGATGACATTGTATAACGAACGTAGTTCGCACAATGTAGACAATTCAACGCGTCCCTATACACAAGAACAAATTGAAAAATACAGAAGTGGAGAATTAAAGAGCACGGATTGGGTCTCAGAAATATTTAGAGAAAGTGCACCACAGCAATCCCATACGCTTAATGCGTCTGGAGGGAGTGAAAAAATATCATTCTATTCCAGCTTAGGCATGCAGACTCAGGAAAGCTTTTTAAGAACCAATGCGATCGATTACAAAAAGTTTAATATACGTTCTAATCTGTCTGCCAAAATCACTGATAATTTGAAATTCGATATGAACCTTGCAGGAATTATGGATGAAAGAACATCTTCTGTATTCAGCGCTTCTGATATCATTCGATCAATGTGGCTTATGCAACCAATGGACAAAGTTTTCTATGATGATGCGAAAACAATGTACTGGCAACCATCCAATGGAGGACTTCAAAATCCAGCCGCAATGATGAATCGTGATCTAGTTGGTGGAAACGAGTATAAAAGTAAATGGTTTCAATCTAATTTTTCATTACGATATGATTTACCATTCCTAGAAGGAATGTATTTAAAAGGTTTATATAGTTACGATTACACCCTGAATGATAATAAGGAATATTCAAAAGCCTATAAACTCTATGATTCAGGGGGAAATCCAAAAACTTGGAATGCACAAAGCAATGCACCAAATAACGTAGCTAGGTATTTTTATGGTAAAGATGCCATGCTGTGGAATGTTCAATTAGGGTATGAAAAACAGTTTAAAGACCACTTCATATCGTCTACAGTTCTTTTTGAAGACACGCATCGTCAAGGTGATAATTTTTACGGCAATAGACAACTTGCGCTACCACTGGATCAAATTTTTGCAGGTATAACAGAAAAAATGCAAATGAACCAGAGTGTTAGCAGTGCCTCTCTGTATGATTACGCATATAATGCTTACATTGGACGATTAAGCTATAATTACAAAAGCAAATATCTTTCTGAATTTACGTATAGATATGAATCGTCTTCTCGTTTTTCTGGTCAATCCGGTTGGGCTGGCACACCTGCAGTAATGGCTGGTTGGTTATTATCTGAAGAGGACTTCTTTAAAAACTCTCCTTTAAATTTCATAAACTTACTGAAGATAAGAGCATCTTATGGTAGAATGTTGGATGATGCAGCAACAAATGAATATAACTTTTTAACAGGCTACTACTACCCTGCTGTAGGTGGTAGCAGTTCAGGTCTCCCTTCAGGATCTGTATTTGATGGCAGCTTCATTAATAGTTCCAGTGATAAAGGTATTGCGAACAAAGCCATTACTTGGTACAGATCTGACATGTTTAACCTAGGGTTAGATTTTGATGCTTGGAAAGGAAAACTAGGGGGTACATTGGAGTTATTTCAACGTAAAAGACAAGGACTTCTTGCTACGAGAAGTCAATCATTACCTGGTATAGTTGGTGCTAACCAACCGCAGGAAAACCTAAATAGTGATTTAACGAGAGGATTAGAGATCGAACTTCATCATGCCAATAAATGGAATGATGTGACTTATAGGATTTCTGGAAACATGTCGTATACAAGAGTAAAAACATTACATTTCGAACAAGCAAAAGCTGGAAACTCTTATTTAAACTGGCGCCAAAACAACAACCAACGCTATAATAATATCTGGTGGGGATACAGTGATAATGGCATACTAACCAACTGGGATCAACTCTATTACAATGAAACATATATTAATAGAGGCTCTACCCTTGGTGACTATCAGTACGAAGACTGGAATGGAGATGGAATGATCAGTGATCTGGACGTCCATCCATTGGCGACAAATGGAATGGTTCCTTTAATTAACTATGGTATCACACTCTCAGCGAGCTGGAAAGGCTTTGATTTTAATATGTTATGGCAGGGAGCTGGAAAGCGTTATTTTGCTGCTCGTGAGTTTCTATATCAACCACTATGGTCGGATACTAACGCCTTAACTCAATTTTTAAATAGATGGAGACCAGCAAATGCTGATGCGAGTCCTTATGATCCTTCTACAGAATGGATAACAGGTGACTATGCCTTTACTGGTACCAGCCCCAACTATAATTCCGAATTTAATATTCAAAACGCAGCCTATATTCGATTGAAATCACTAGAGCTTGGATATTCACTTCCTTCAAAATGGTTAAGTAAAGCAAATCTGAAGAATGTGAGAATCTATATGAACGCATATAACCTGCTAACGATTACAAAATTAAAACACATGGATCCCGAATTCTATTCTAACCCAGATCCAGCAAAAGGAGGTCTAGGAGATTATGGATATAACTATCCGTTAAATAAAACAATATCGGTCGGTTTAAATGTGAATTTTTAA
- a CDS encoding RagB/SusD family nutrient uptake outer membrane protein gives MKTRQFIYTTLLLLTTGCTKLDIPPKNIISDQEIFGTSEGVLSYVARMYSTLPMEDFRYNFEANGLFNNSGTKYKQQSALTGEALGRDTKSAEAESATYWDAAYSGIRTTNMLIETLPQYQSSHSEADSKTFIAEAHFIRAFIYYSLVKRYGGVPKVDHVIDYPASVTLEETMLPRASEEEIWDFIGEDLDYAINNLPINNQKGRATKYAAAAFKSRVMLHAGSIAKYNKIEEVDNGKRICGVPAARATGYFKAAYDASKILDETNKHRLYKDEWLANDPTAQANNFTSIFLKDTYENIFVRYYKDPESLHNFDDSSQPMQTSSGGNNSELCPTLDFIEMFDGIEKDANGKFVFLDANNKYKLYTSPLDAFANAEPRLKGTVILPMSEYMGKVIDIRRGIWTGSSQNGISPLMPAGSVVNYANVYNETSLLKLSSNFAFNNDPNNQVVLKDGSKKKRSGESGIVSGWDFGNISGFYLRKYLNPDQKDNNGNKSKQSWIEIRYAEVLLNRAEAAYELLLAGAGGEEYRQEAFNCINQIRERAGALLLTTPGSLDNVEIIRKERKKELAFEHKTYWDLKRWRTMDVEQNNKRYRVLYPFFSTDADKYFLDSRYMESKGPGADYVFNYDSRNYYQMIPSAEITKNPNCKQNPGY, from the coding sequence ATGAAAACACGTCAATTTATTTATACAACACTCTTGTTGTTAACAACGGGCTGTACAAAACTAGATATTCCACCTAAAAATATTATAAGTGATCAGGAAATTTTTGGCACGAGTGAAGGGGTTTTGAGTTACGTAGCAAGGATGTACAGTACGCTCCCGATGGAAGATTTTAGGTACAATTTTGAAGCGAATGGATTGTTTAACAACAGTGGAACAAAATATAAACAACAATCTGCACTGACTGGTGAAGCCCTTGGAAGAGACACAAAAAGTGCTGAAGCCGAAAGTGCCACCTATTGGGATGCTGCTTACTCCGGAATCCGGACAACCAATATGCTGATAGAAACACTTCCGCAATACCAAAGTTCGCATTCGGAAGCAGATTCTAAAACTTTCATTGCTGAAGCTCATTTCATTCGGGCATTTATTTATTACTCGTTGGTAAAACGATACGGTGGAGTCCCTAAAGTAGATCATGTTATTGATTACCCAGCTTCTGTGACCTTAGAAGAAACCATGCTTCCACGAGCATCTGAAGAAGAGATTTGGGATTTCATCGGTGAGGATCTCGACTATGCAATAAACAATCTTCCAATAAACAATCAAAAAGGGAGAGCAACTAAATATGCAGCAGCAGCTTTTAAATCCAGGGTAATGTTGCATGCAGGGTCTATAGCAAAATATAACAAAATTGAAGAAGTAGACAATGGAAAAAGAATATGTGGAGTGCCTGCGGCTAGAGCAACAGGTTATTTTAAAGCGGCATATGATGCGAGCAAAATCTTAGATGAAACAAATAAGCATCGCCTTTATAAGGACGAATGGCTTGCAAATGATCCTACCGCACAAGCCAATAATTTCACAAGTATCTTCCTCAAAGATACCTATGAGAATATATTTGTCCGCTATTACAAGGATCCAGAAAGTTTACACAATTTTGATGATTCTTCTCAACCGATGCAAACTTCATCAGGAGGTAATAATTCCGAGCTTTGCCCAACTCTTGACTTCATCGAAATGTTTGATGGGATCGAAAAAGACGCGAATGGAAAATTTGTTTTTTTGGATGCCAACAATAAATACAAATTGTATACGTCTCCTTTGGATGCCTTTGCGAATGCAGAACCTCGACTGAAAGGAACAGTAATTCTTCCTATGTCTGAATACATGGGTAAAGTAATCGATATCCGTCGGGGTATCTGGACAGGATCCAGTCAAAATGGTATATCTCCATTAATGCCTGCTGGAAGTGTGGTAAATTATGCAAATGTATATAATGAAACCAGTTTACTTAAACTATCCAGTAATTTTGCTTTCAATAATGACCCGAATAATCAAGTTGTTTTAAAAGATGGAAGCAAAAAGAAAAGATCTGGAGAGAGTGGCATTGTATCTGGATGGGATTTTGGCAATATTTCTGGTTTTTATTTAAGAAAGTACTTAAATCCAGATCAAAAAGATAATAACGGTAATAAATCTAAGCAAAGTTGGATAGAGATACGCTATGCAGAAGTTTTACTCAATAGAGCTGAAGCTGCTTATGAATTATTATTAGCGGGTGCTGGAGGTGAAGAGTATCGACAAGAAGCATTTAACTGTATCAATCAAATAAGAGAACGAGCAGGTGCATTGTTATTAACCACTCCTGGGTCTCTTGATAATGTAGAAATTATCCGTAAAGAACGTAAAAAAGAACTGGCTTTTGAACACAAAACGTATTGGGATCTCAAGAGATGGAGAACGATGGATGTAGAACAAAATAATAAACGTTATAGAGTTCTATACCCTTTCTTTTCTACTGATGCTGACAAGTATTTTTTAGATTCCCGATATATGGAGTCGAAAGGACCTGGTGCCGATTATGTATTCAACTATGATAGTCGTAACTATTATCAAATGATTCCATCAGCAGAAATAACTAAGAACCCGAATTGCAAACAAAACCCAGGTTATTAG